The following are encoded in a window of Flavobacteriales bacterium genomic DNA:
- a CDS encoding SiaB family protein kinase has protein sequence MLDRIYDLYDEMERQRVMLSFKGDLTGDLVTALLGLVERKMEIIEPDPRARKRVFNVVMECLQNLFHHNARLKVSDGQASPTDEPHGVVMIVQSENGYSVLTGNFMAGADVDQLRSHLDRINNLAADQLRDLYRERLSNGQFSLHGGGGLGMIDIARKSGGKLEYGFVPFDTDNAFFSLNVNVTT, from the coding sequence ATGCTCGACAGGATCTACGACCTCTACGACGAAATGGAGCGTCAGCGCGTGATGCTCTCCTTCAAAGGCGATCTGACCGGCGATCTGGTCACCGCGCTGCTGGGGCTGGTGGAGCGGAAGATGGAGATCATCGAGCCCGACCCGCGCGCGCGCAAGCGCGTTTTCAACGTGGTGATGGAGTGCCTGCAGAACCTCTTCCACCACAACGCGCGCCTCAAGGTGAGCGATGGCCAGGCCAGCCCCACCGATGAACCCCATGGCGTGGTGATGATCGTCCAGTCCGAGAACGGCTACTCGGTGCTCACCGGGAATTTCATGGCCGGCGCGGATGTGGACCAGCTCCGATCCCATCTGGACCGGATCAACAACCTGGCCGCCGACCAGCTTCGCGACCTCTACCGGGAACGTCTCAGCAATGGCCAGTTCAGCCTGCATGGCGGCGGTGGCCTGGGCATGATCGACATCGCGCGCAAGAGCGGTGGCAAGCTGGAATACGGCTTCGTGCCCTTCGATACCGACAACGCCTTCTTCAGCCTCAACGTCAACGTCACCACCTAG
- a CDS encoding class I SAM-dependent methyltransferase, whose amino-acid sequence MSWSTPWFDSRYYELLYGHRDERDAALWVEAILARWRLPAGSRVLDMACGRGRHARCLVMAGMRVTGIDLSPASIIAARERVPEAEFHVHDMREPIPGAEFDAAICLFTSIGYTAAPEDDLRVLRSAHTMLARGGHFVLDFMNTPRVLGNVMPDEDRLIAGVRFHTERRQENGTLVKSITVDDDGRMHRFEERVRLLRPSQLECLAEEAGLVVVDRTDGPRLDPFDPLRSDRFVLWTTKETA is encoded by the coding sequence ATGAGCTGGTCCACGCCCTGGTTCGATTCGCGCTACTACGAATTGCTGTATGGCCACCGCGATGAGCGCGATGCGGCCCTATGGGTGGAGGCCATCCTGGCCCGTTGGCGGCTGCCGGCCGGCAGCCGGGTGCTGGACATGGCCTGCGGCAGGGGGCGGCACGCCCGGTGCCTGGTAATGGCCGGCATGCGGGTCACGGGCATCGATCTGTCACCTGCCAGCATCATCGCTGCCCGCGAGCGCGTCCCTGAGGCCGAGTTCCATGTGCACGACATGCGGGAGCCGATCCCAGGTGCCGAGTTCGATGCGGCGATCTGCCTGTTCACGAGCATCGGCTACACCGCGGCACCAGAGGATGATCTGCGTGTGCTTCGATCCGCGCACACCATGCTGGCCAGGGGTGGCCATTTCGTGCTGGATTTCATGAACACCCCCAGGGTGCTTGGGAACGTGATGCCCGATGAGGACCGGCTGATCGCGGGTGTGCGCTTCCATACCGAACGGCGGCAGGAGAATGGCACGCTGGTGAAAAGCATCACCGTGGATGACGATGGCCGTATGCATCGCTTCGAGGAGCGGGTTCGCCTGCTGCGGCCCTCCCAATTGGAGTGCTTGGCCGAGGAAGCCGGGCTTGTGGTGGTGGACCGCACCGATGGCCCCCGCCTGGACCCCTTCGATCCGCTTCGTTCCGATCGCTTTGTGCTCTGGACCACCAAGGAAACCGCATGA
- a CDS encoding ZIP family metal transporter: MIEVIAILFFVLPLLAGGLVRIFRPQADHLRLLLAFSGAFLLAVVFLHMLPDLYGEGHGGVGSWVLAGFLLQVALEYYSRGIEHGHLHATTGQALPLLTLLSLCIHSFVEGMPFADAGVAANRPFVAGVLLHKMPMAIALATVLLRSGSGRSYSWIVLLVFAAAAPAGILVGWLAADSMGGDILHRLLGLAIGMLLHIGATIIFESAPEHRMRRDRALAVLLGVLLAALSSH; this comes from the coding sequence ATGATCGAGGTCATCGCCATACTCTTCTTCGTGCTGCCCCTGTTGGCCGGTGGCCTCGTCCGCATTTTCCGGCCGCAGGCGGACCACCTGCGTCTGCTGCTGGCTTTCAGTGGCGCCTTTCTGCTGGCCGTGGTGTTCCTGCACATGCTGCCCGACCTCTATGGCGAAGGACATGGGGGGGTGGGGTCCTGGGTATTGGCCGGGTTCCTGCTCCAGGTGGCGCTGGAGTATTACAGCCGGGGCATCGAGCATGGGCACCTGCACGCCACCACGGGCCAGGCCCTGCCGCTGCTCACCCTGTTGAGCCTTTGCATCCATTCCTTCGTGGAGGGCATGCCTTTCGCCGATGCTGGCGTGGCCGCGAACAGGCCTTTCGTGGCCGGGGTGCTCCTGCACAAGATGCCCATGGCCATCGCCCTGGCCACGGTGCTGCTGCGCTCGGGAAGTGGACGTTCCTACAGTTGGATCGTACTCCTCGTTTTCGCCGCCGCCGCTCCAGCGGGCATCCTGGTGGGCTGGCTGGCCGCCGACAGCATGGGCGGGGACATCCTCCACCGCTTGCTGGGGCTGGCGATCGGCATGCTGCTGCACATCGGCGCCACCATCATCTTCGAAAGCGCGCCCGAGCATCGCATGCGTCGCGATAGGGCCCTGGCCGTGTTGCTGGGTGTGCTGCTCGCCGCCTTGTCCAGCCATTGA
- a CDS encoding DUF1987 domain-containing protein: MGPLVIEGTAKTPSIRFDAETGLLEIKGRSIPENSIDFYKPLIDWLDRYSRGVKSKTALHVQLEYFNTSSSKCILDVFKKLEAIRMAGNETAVLWHYERDDEDMLEAGEDYAGIINVPFRMIEIAEVDGGA; the protein is encoded by the coding sequence ATGGGACCTCTTGTGATCGAAGGGACCGCCAAGACCCCCTCGATCCGCTTCGACGCCGAGACCGGCCTGCTCGAGATCAAGGGCCGCTCCATTCCGGAGAACTCCATCGACTTCTACAAGCCATTGATCGATTGGCTGGACCGCTACTCACGCGGGGTGAAGAGCAAGACCGCCCTGCATGTGCAGCTCGAATACTTCAACACCAGCTCATCGAAGTGCATCCTGGACGTCTTCAAGAAGCTGGAGGCGATCCGCATGGCCGGGAACGAAACGGCCGTGCTATGGCACTACGAGCGCGACGACGAGGACATGCTGGAGGCGGGCGAGGACTACGCGGGCATCATCAATGTGCCCTTCCGCATGATCGAGATCGCCGAGGTGGACGGCGGCGCTTAG